One Zonotrichia leucophrys gambelii isolate GWCS_2022_RI unplaced genomic scaffold, RI_Zleu_2.0 Scaffold_307_62382, whole genome shotgun sequence genomic window, GGGAGCTGCAGACGCTGCgcccccagtccatcccagtccatcccagtccatcccagtccatcccagtgctcccagtccatcccagtccatcccagtgtctccgttcccatcccagtgcgtcccagtcccatcccagtgtccctgtcccgctCGGTGACGTCATCGACGTCCCCGATGCCGTCACCCCGGGAGCTGCAGACGctgcatcccagtgctcccagtccatcccagttcaatcccagtccatcccagtccatcccagtccatcccagtgtctctgttcccatcccagtgcGTCCCAGCCGTGTCCCAGTGTCCCGTCTGACGTCATCgatgtccccggtgtccccaatgccGTCCCCCCGGGAGCTGCAGACGCTGCGGGTGACGCAGGAGCGGCCGcaggtgctgcacctgcagctgcaccGGCCCAGCAAGCGCAACGCCCTCaacctgcagtgctggaggtgctgggggactgggggggactgggggaactggggggcactgggggggactggggggactgggagggactgggatgggattgggatgggttaaaggggcactgggaggcactggggtaAACTGGGgtggaactgggagggactcaGATGGAACTGCGATGGCTTAAAgggggactgggaggaactgggaggggactgggagagactgggatggGTTaaatgggaactgggatgggactgggaggggactgggggggAACTGGGACAGATTGGGATGGGTTAaaggggcactggggggcactgggacacaccAGTGCTCTGTACTGGTCcttactggtctgtactggtgcAGGGAGCTGGTGCAGGCTAGTTTATACTGGTGTGTACTGActcatactggtccatactggtctgtACCGGTCCATACTGACCCATACCGGTccgtactggtttatactggtttatactggtgcAGGGAGCTGGTGCAGGTGTTCCAGGACATCTCCGAGGACCCCTCGTGCCGCGCCGTCGTCATCTCCGGGGCCGGGAGCGCCTTCACCGCCGGTGGGCCGGGGAACcgggggggctttggggggtcctgaggggtctgggggggtccAAGAGGATCCAGGGAGGTCCTGGGGGCATCCTGGGTCGTtctggggggttctggggagattctggggggctttggggggtcctgaggggtctgggggtgtccaggaatgtccccaaagcccccatgGCCCCCCAGGGATGGACCTGTCGGACCTGGGCTCGGttctggggggtcctgaggggtc contains:
- the LOC135441478 gene encoding delta(3,5)-Delta(2,4)-dienoyl-CoA isomerase, mitochondrial-like; the protein is MAAGVARLLRALRPSPIPVSLSRSVTSSTSPMPSPRELQTLRVTQERPQVLHLQLHRPSKRNALNLQCWRELVQVFQDISEDPSCRAVVISGAGSAFTAGIDLADLGSLLAQLPNGDTARRAWALRRRILDFQESFSVMERCPKPLSPPFTGLHGA